From Micromonospora echinospora:
GGCGGGCGGCCCGTCGACGGCGACCCGGGTCGGGTGCGCCACTGTGACGGACCCGACCGCGTCGGCCAGGAGGCCGATCAGCTGATCGCGGCGGGGATAAATGGATTGCCCCTGCGCCGGGCCGGGAGTTTGACTGCCGTCCATGCCGTCCCCCTCACCGGTCTTCGTCGCGGGCACTGGCCGTTCCGGCACGTCGCGGATCGCCGACGTCATCGGCCAGCACCCGCTGATCCACCGGATCCCGATGGAGACCAAGTTCCTCGTCGAACCGGGTGGCCTGCGGGACCTGGCCGACGCGCTCACCGAACGGTACGACCCCATCGTCGGTGAGGACGCCCTGCACCGGCTGAGCGACTTCCTCACCGTACGGGTGCCCGGACGGCGTGACGATCGTGGCAAGACCGTGCCCGAGCTGGTCGGCGAACGGCGCTACCGGGACGCCGTACACCAGCTCTGGCCGCAGGTGATCGCGCACGCCTTCGAGGAGCCCGCGCCCGCGGCGGGCTTCGGCGACGGCGACCGGCCCGCCGGGCCGTTCGGGCCGGTCAGCCGCCGACGGGTCGTCCCGAGGTATTTCCGTGACCGGGCCGAGTTGATCGCCGTTCTGCGCGGCCTGGTCGAGACGCTGTTCGGCGGGGCGGCGGCCGACGCGGGCAAGCCGACCTGGTGCGAGAAGACGCCGTTCAACCTCTTCGCCATGGACTTCCTCTGGGAGTTGGTCCCCGAGGCGACGATCGTGCACATCAAGCGTCACCCGGTCTCGGTGCTCGCCTCCCACCTCGCCCAGTCATGGGCGCCGTCCGCCGTCGACGGTGCGCTGGCCTACCTCGTGCCTATCTACGACCGGTGGCTGACCTGGAGGAACGCGACCGACCTGACGAGCAGGCGGTACGTCGAGGTGAAGGCGGAGGACCTGGCGGCCGACTGGGCCGGGCAGCGGCGCGCCCTGTTCGAACGGCTCGGCGTCGAGGACGCCGTCACTGCGTTGACGTTCCAGGCGGACAAGCTGGCGCACCGCGACGACCAGTTCGACGCCGGCACCCGCGCTTACGTCGAGCGGGAACTGGGCGAGATCATCCCCGCGATGGGATACGAGTGACGGCCGCGATGTCGAGGGCCGGCCGCGCTGTCCGGAGCTGACCGGCTCGATCAGGTGATGCGGCTCCGGATCACGCCTTGCGGCGCAACTCGCGGAGCACGCCGTGCCGGCGGAGCGCCCACGCCAGGCGCCGCGCGCCGGGGTGCCGGACGAACAGCACCGCCGCCCGGCGGATCAGCCCGAACCGGTTGTCGCTCACCTGGTCGTCGACCGCCCGCCAGATCAGCTCGCGGACGTGGGCGCTGTCCAGCATCGCGCGCACCTCGTGGCGTACCCGGGGGTCCTCGGCCGCGGACGTGACGGCGGTGACCAGACCGGGCCGGTCGGCGAGCGGTTCCACCGCCGCGGCGACGAGCGGCCGGCGTACGGTGTCCCGCTCCAGCAGCAGCAACACCGCCTCCCGGACCTCGGTGCTGTCGAGCCCGGACCGCAGCAGGCCCAGCGCGCTCCGCTCGACCTCGCGGTCGCGGTCCGGAAGGGACAGCGCGGCCAGCAGCACTGTCACCTCGTCGAGGTCGACGAGGTGACGCAGCCCTTCGCGGAACTCCGGCAGCGCCCACGCCACCGTCAGCCCGCGTGCGAGATCGCGGTTCATGGGCCACTCGCTACCCGGAGTCGGCAGCCGTCGAAACGCCGTCAGTCGTTGCCATGTCGCTTAACTGGTGTTCTACTTAACCATAACAATCTGACGGAGGGTCACCAGGGTGATCAACTTTCATGTCGACCGGTCCAGCAGCGTCCCCGCGTACGCCCAGCTGGTGCGGCAGGTCCGTGAGGCGCTGCGGATCGGGACGCTGCGGCCCGGAGACCAGCTCCCCACCGTGCGCAGCGTGGTGACCTCGTGCACCGTCAACCCGACCACAGTGCTCAAGGCCTACCGGGAGCTGGAGCTGTCCGGCCTGGTGGAGGCGAGGCAGGGGGCGGGCACGTTCGTCAGCGGAACGCTCGGGCACGCCGATCCCCACGTCATGGCCCGCCTGCGCGGCAGCCTGGCCCGGTGGCTCGGCCAGGCCCGCGAGGCCGGTCTGGAGGACGAGGACGTCCAGGCGCTGCTCGCCTCGGTGATCGCGGAGAACGCGACACCCGCGAAGAGAGAGAACGCGGAGGGCGCGGCGTGAGCGGCGAGCCGGCCGCCGTCGAGGCGCGTGACCTGAGCCGGCGCTACGGCGCCGTGTGGGCGCTCCGGGAGTGCTCGTTCGCACTGCCCGCCAACCGGGTCGTCGCGCTGGTCGGCGCGAACGGCGCGGGCAAGTCCACGCTGCTGAGCATCATCGCCGGCACCCTGGCGGCCACCAGCGGCACGGTGCTTGTGCATGGCCGGCCGATGGTGCGGGGCGGATCCGTCGACGGCGGCAGCCGGGTGGCGATCCTGGCCCAGGACAAGCCGCTCTACCGCGACTTCACCGTGTCGGACATGCTCCGCTTCGGCCGCTCGACGAACCGCGTGTGGGACCAGCGGCGGGCGCTGTCGTGGCTCGACCGCTTCGCCGTCCCGCTGGACCGGCGCTGCGGCAAGCTGTCCGGCGGGCAGCGGGCGCAGGTCGCGCTGGCGGTCGCGCTCGGCTCCCGCCCCGCGGTGCTGCTCCTGGACGAACCCCTCGCGAACCTGGATCCGCTGGCCCGCGTCGAGGTGACAGGCGAGCTGCTGGCGGAGGTCGCCGACGACGACATGACAGTCGTGCTGTCGACCCACATCGTCGCCGAGCTGAGCGGCGTCGGTGACCACCTGCTGCTGCTCGACGCCGGTCGGCCCGTCCTCACCGGCGACGTCGAGGAGCTGCTCGACAGTCACGTCCGGCTGACCGGGCCCCGGGCCGACCAGCCACCCGGGCCGGGCGTGGTCGTCCAGGCGCAGCACACCGGCCGCCAGTCCACCTTCGTCCTCAGGCGGCCGGCGGCACCGGCGGCGCACGCGGTAGTGGCGCCCGGCTGGACCGCCCGGCCCATCACCCTGGACGAGCTGATCCTGACCCACCTCAGAGCGTCGGCCGCCGCGCCGCACGAGCGGAAGGCAGTCGCATGAGCCCGGTCGGCCAGCTGTCCGCACCCACGAACCGACGGAACGACCCCGGGTACGCCGGGGGCGTACGCGGTCTGCTCTGGCTGACCTGGCGTCAGCACCGCTGGACGGTGATCGGCACGCTGGTCCTGGCCGCGGTCCTGGTGGGCTGGATGACCTACCTGTCCGTGGAGCTGACGAGCCTGTGGCACCAGTGTCACGAGACCTTCTGCGCGGAGGAGTCGCCACAGGGCCGGCGGCTCGGCGGCTCCTCCAGCCTGGTTCTCACCCTGGCCGTCCTGTCGCAGGTGGTGCAGTGGATGCCGCTGCTGATCGGCGTGTTCGTCGGCGTCCCGGTGCTGACCAGGGAACACGAGCAGCGCACCCTGCTGCTGGCCTGGAGCCAGGACGTCTCCCCGCAGCGGTGGCTCTGGACCCGGCTGGCCCTGCTCGGCCTGTTCGTGGCGGCGGTGACCTCGGCCGTCGCCGGTGTCAGCGACCACCTGGAGCGGCTCCAGGCCCGGGTCGCCCCGGTGAGCCTGTTCGAGTACGGGCCGTTCCTCAACACCGCGATGCTTCCGGCCGTGATCAGCCTCTGCTGGTTCGCGGTCGGCGTCGCGCTCGGCGCTGCGATCAAACGCACGCTCCCGGCCGTGTTCGGCGTGGTCGTGGGCTTCGTCGGCCTGACCTATCTCGTCCGGTGGCGCTACCCCACGCTGATGGAGCCGCTGACCGTGCACCGCGTCATCGGCGGGCCGGGCGTGGGTGTGCTGCGTGACAACGCCCTGGTCGTCGACGGCGGCATGATCGACTACGGAATCGACGGGCCGTCCGGCGCGTTCGACCCCTCCGGGCGTGAGCTCAGCGGAGTCGAGCTGCAACGCCTCTGCCCGCCCGACAACGGCAGTGGCCGGACGATCGCATGCTTCGCCGAGCACAACCTTCAGCAGCACCTCCAGTACCAGCCGGGCAGCCGGATCCCCGAGTTCCACCTGATCGTCGCCGGCGGCTATCTGGGTCTCACCGCGCTGGCGCTTCTCGTCGTCTGGTGGATCGTCCGCCGCACCGACCTCAGCGCGGGCTGACCAGGGAATCGGCCTTGCCGGTGTTGTTACCGGCGAGTAGCGTTCGGGCATGAGCATCGACTCTCGCCAGGTGGCGGCCGGTCTCCTCGACGCCGTGCCGTTCGCCCGCACGCTCGGGATCGAGTTCGTCGAGGTGGCGCCCGAGGCCGAGGGCGGGGTCCGTGTCGTGGCCCGGCTCCCCGACATCGCGGCGCACCACAACCACCTCGGCGGCCCGCACGCCGGGGCCATGTTCACGCTGGGGGAGAGCGCCTCGGGCGCGGTCGTCCTGGTCGCATTCGGGCACGTCCTCGACCGGGCCGTACCCCTGCCGGTGACCGCTTCCGTGCACTTCCGCAAGATCGCGATGGGGCCGGTGCTGGCGACCGCGCGACTCGGCGGCGTACCCGCCGAAGTGCTGGCCGAGCTGGACGCCGGGCAGCGGCCCGAGTTCCCGGTCGAGGTCGAGGTGCACACCGAGGACGGCACGCTCACCTCCTCGCTCACCGTGATCTGGACGCTGCGTCCGAACCGCTGACCCGCGAAGTGTGGTTGCCCGGCGTGGGGCCTGGATAGATTCAAACGATGCTGGGCCTCCCCGCGCACGTGAGCGCGTGTCTCTTCGATCTGGACGGTGTGCTGACGCAGACCGCCAAAGTGCACAACGCCGCCTGGGCGGAGACGTTCGACGCGTACCTGCGGCGACGGTCCGTCGAAACCGGCGAGCCGTTCCAACCGTTCGACCCCGGACCGGACTACAACCGTTACGTGGACGGCAGACCGCGCGCCGACGGGGTGCGCACATTCCTGACCTCGCGCGGCATCACCCTGCCCGAGGGCTCGCCCGACGACCCGCCCGAGGCGGACACCGTCAACGGCCTCGGCAACCGCAAGAACGTCGTCCTGCTCCAGCACATCGAGCAGCACGGCGTCGAGGCGTACGAGGGCTCGGTGCGCTACCTGGAGGCAGCCACCGCGGCCGGGCTGCGGCGCGCGGTCGTCTCGGCCAGCGCCAACTGCGCCGCCGTGGTGCACGCCGCCGGGCTGGACCACTGGCTGGAGGCGCGGGTCGACGGCGTGATCGCCCGCGCGAACGGGCTGCGCGGCAAACCGGACCCGGACACCTTCCTGGAAGGCGCGCGGCTGCTCGGCGTCGAACCGTCGCAGGCCGCCGTCTTCGAGGACGCCCTCGCCGGCGTGGCCGCCGGACGGGCCGGCGGATTCGGGTACGTGATCGGCGTCGACCGCGTCGGCCAGGCCGACGAGCTGCTGGCGCACGGCGCCGACGTGGTGGTCACCGACCTCGCCGAACTGCTCGCAGCGGAGCCGGCCGCGTGATCCGGGAACGGGCGTACCCGGTCGAGCCCTGGCACGTCCGGGAGGTACGGCTCGACATGGACGTGCTGGCCCAGTCCGAGTCGGTGTTCGCACTCTCCAACGGGCACATCGGGCTGCGCGGCAACCTCGACGAGGGCGAGCCGCACGGCCTGCCCGGCACCTACCTGAACTCCTTCTACGAGCTGCGCCCGCTGCCGTACGCGGAAGCCGGCTTCGGCTTCCCCGAGTCCGGGCAGACCATCGTCAACGTCACGAACGGCAAGCTGATCCGGCTGCTCGTGGACGACGAACCACTCGACGTCCGCTACGGCGAGGTGCTCGCCCACGAGCGGGTCCTCGACCTGCGCGCCGGGACGCTCCAGCGGGACCTGCACTGGCGCTCCCCGGCCGGGCAAGAGGTCAAGGTCCGCACCACCCGGCTGGTGTCGTTCACCCAGCGTTCGGTCGCCGCCATCCACTACGAGGTGGAGCCGGTCAACGGGCCGCTGCGGCTGATCCTCCAGTCCGAGCTGGTCGCCAACGAGTCGCTGCCGCCGCAGAGCCGCGACCCCCGGGTGGCAGCCGTGCTGGAGTCGCCGTTGCAGGCCGAGGAGGAGCTGACCACCGACGACGGCGGCCTGCTCATCCACCGGACCAAGGTCAGCGGCCTGCGGGTCGCCGCCGCCATGGGCCACGACGTGCACGGCCCCGAACGCACCACGATCGAGAGCGAGGGGTACGAGGACTGGGTCCGCACCACCATCGGCTGCGTGCTCAAGCCCGGCGAGAAGCTGCACGTGATCAAGTACCTGACGTACGGCTGGTCCAGCCGCCGGTCGCTGCCGGCGCTGCGCGACCAGGTCGGCGCGGCGCTGGCCGCGGCCCGGCTCGACGGCTGGGACGGGCTGCGCCGGGCCCAGCGGGAATACCTGGACGCGTTCTGGGACGCCGCCGACGTGCGGGTCGAGGGCGACCCGGAGGTGCAGCAGGCCGTTCGCTTCGGCCTCTTCCACGTGCTCCAGGCCGGCGCCCGCGCGGAACGGCGGCCGATCTCGGCCAAGGGCCTCACCGGTCCCGGGTACGACGGCCACGCGTTCTGGGACACCGAGATGTTCGTGCTGCCGGTGCTCACGTACACCCAGCCCGGCGCGGTGCGCGACGCGCTGCAGTGGCGGTACGCCACGCTCGCCCAGGCCCAGGAGCGGGCCCGCACGCTGAACCTCGACGGTGCCGCCTTCCCGTGGCGCACCATCGAAGGGCCGGAGTCGTCGGCGTACTGGCCGGCCGGGACCGCCGCGTTCCACATCGCCGCCGACGTCGCCGACGCGCTGCGCCGCTACGTGCTGGTGACCGGCGACGAGACGCTGGAACGCGAGATCGGGCTGGAACTGCTTGTCGAAACCGCCCGGCTGTGGCGCTCGCTCGGCCACCACGACCGCGCCGGACGGTTCCACATCGACGGCGTGACCGGCCCCGACGAGTACACGGCGGTGAAGAACGACAACGTCTACACCAACCTGATGGCGCAGCGGAACCTGCGTACCGCCGCGGACTGCGCGATGCGCTACCGGGACCAGGCCCTCGACCTCGGCGTCACCGAGGAGGAGGCCGCCGCCTGGCGGGACGCCGCGAACGACATGCACGTGCCGTACGACGCCGAGACCGAGGTGCACGAGCAGGTCGAGGGGTTCACCCGGTTCCAGGAGTGGGACTTCCAGCACACGCCGCCGGAGAAGTACCCGCTGCTGCTGCACTACCCGTACTTCGACCTCTACCGCAAGCAGGTCGTCAAGCAGGCCGACCTGGTGCTCGCCATGCACTGGCGGGGCGACGCCTTCAGCACCGCCGAGAAGCTGCGCAACTTCGTCTACTACGAGCGGCGCACCGTACGCGACTCGTCGTTGAGCGCCTGCACCCAGGCGGTGCTCGCCGCCGAGGTCGGCTTCCTCGAACTGGCCCACCGCTACCTGCGCGAGGCCGCGCTGATGGACCTGCACGACCTGAACGAGAACACCCGCGACGGCGTGCACATGGCATCCCTGGCCGGCGCCTGGATCGCGCTCGTCGCCGGATTCGGCGGGCTGCGGGACCACGACGGGACGCTCTCCTTCGCGCCCCGGCTCTCCAGCCGCCTCAGCCGGCTGGAGTTCTCGCTCCAGTGGCGCGGGATGCGACTACGCGTCGACGTGCGGCCGCACCAGACGACGTACTCGCTGCGCAACGGCGGCCCGGACACGGTGGTGGAGCTGCGGCATCACGGCGAGCCGCTGCGGATCACCTCGGCGCAGCCGGTCACCGTGCCGATCCCGCCCGAGCACCCGAGCGAGCCGCAGCCGGAGCAGCCGCAGGGCCGCGCGCCGCTGATGCACCTGCCGGAACGCATGTAGCGGTCCCGCCACGACGGGCGGGACCGCTACGTACGCGTACCTCAGAACTGGCGGCCGTTCGACGGACGCCCGCCGGCGTCGCGCGGCGCCGTGGCCCGCGCGTCGTCGGCGGTACGCGCCGTCGCGGCGCGGTCGGCCCACTCCGGCGAGCCCTCAAGCTCCTGCTTGCGGCGCTCCTGGTCGGTGAGTTCCTGTTCCCGGGACCTGTCCTGTTTCGCCATGACGATCCTCGCGATCCGTCGGGGTCCGTGGTCACCCCGCGCGTTCCCGCCCGGCGGCGGATCAACCGTCCAGGTGGCGGGCGAAACTGCGCCGCAGGTGGTCCTTGGGGCGGGAGCCGACGATCGAACCGACCACCTCGCCGTCCCGGAACACCAGCATCGTCGGCGCGGACATGATCCGGTGGGCGCGGGTGGTCGCCGGGTTCTCGTCGGTGTTGAGGGTGACGAAGCGCAGCGCGTCGCCGAACTCGTCGGCCAGCTCGACCAGGTGCTTCGACACCACCCGGCACGGCGGGCACCACTCGGCCCAGAAGTCGACCACCACCGGCCGGTCGGCGGCCAGCACGGTGGCCGCGAAGGTGTCGTCGGTGACCGGGGTCAGTCGGCCGGTCCCCGTGTCCTGAGGCATGTTTCCTCCCGTTGGGCGATCGCGTGGGCGAGCTGGTCGTGCAGCCGGCGGCGGACGTCGCCGAGCCGGTCGAGGTAGTCGTCCACCTCGGCGAGCTTGCGCCGCAGCACCGCCACCGAATCGGGGCAGACGTCACCGGAGTCGTTACCGGCACGCAGGCAGGCGACGAACGGACGGATGTCGTCCAGGCCGAAACCGATCGCCAGCAGGGACCGGATCTCGCGGACGACGCGCAGTTCCGCCTCGTCGTAGACCCGGTACCCGTTGGCGGACCGGCCCGACCGGACCAGGCCGTGAGTTTCGTAGTAGCGCAGGGTGCGGGTGCTCGTACCGGCCCGCCGCGCCAGCTCCCCGATCCGCATCCGCCGCCCCCGTCCCTGCCTGTAGGTCGACGCTAAACCTTGCCGCCGACGTCAACGCAACCCCGCACGCGTCGGCCTCCCCGCTGGCTGTCCCCGTCGATCATGAAGTTGACGGCGTTGTGGATCTCCAAATCTGCCGCCAACTTCATGATCGACCCTGTAGCGGCGGGGCTGGGGTGGCGTCCCCCGTGGTTTTGCCCGGATGGCGTGATCATGAAGTTGGCGGGGTGGGGGAGCGCTTTCTGGGCCGTCAACTTCATGATCGTGCGGCTGGGGGGTATCGGGTGGGCGGGGGTGGAGGGATATGCGTGAGGTTTCGGTGCCTGTGGTGGACGGAGGGCTCGTCGGGGATGTCAGCGTGCCCGGCAACGCCGGTGGGATGGTGCTGTTCGCGCACGGGAGCGGCAGCTCGCGGCACAGCCCGCGCAACATGGCCGTCGGGCGCGCGCTCAACGAGCGTGGGCTGGCCACCGTGCTGGTCGACCTGCTGACCGCCGACGAGGAGGCGCGGGACGAGGTCACCGCCGAGCTGCGCTTCGACATCGGCATGCTGGCCGAGCGCCTGGCCGGGATCGTCGACTGGATGGGCGCCGACCCGGAGCTGGGGCAGCTCCCGGTCGGGCTGTTCGGGGCCAGCACCGGCGCCGCCGCCGCCCTGGTCGCCGCGGCGACCCGGCCGGACCGGGTGGGCGCGGTGGTCTCCCGGGGCGGCCGGCCCGACCTGGCCGGCAGCTCACTGACCGGGGTACGCGCACCGACGCTGCTGCTCGTCGGCGGCCTGGACGAGCAGGTGATCGTGCTCAACGAGCAGGCCCGGGACGCGCTCGGCGAGGTGGCGGAGCTGCGGATCGTGCCCGGCGCCACGCACCTGTTCGAGGAGCCCGGCACGCTGGAGCAGGTGGCCGAACAGGCCGGCACCTGGTTCACCACCCACCTGCGCCAGCCGCACCCTGCCTGAGCGCTGTGCCGCCCGCACCACCGGCGGCCGGCCGGCCCTCGTCCAGCGGCTTCGGCGGCCCGGCTCAGCTCGCGGCCTCGACGGCGCGGCTGTCATGCCGCGGCTTTCGACGGCCCGGCTGTCAGCCGGTGGCTTCGGCGGTGCGGCCGGGTTCGGCAGCCGGGCCGGGACCGATTGCGCGCTTCGCCGCGGCGGCGCGGTGTTGCTGCACGGTGTCCAGCACCCGCCAGAGCACCGCCGCGATCGGCACCGACACGAACGCACCGGCCACCCCGGCTACCAACGTGCCGGCGGTGACCACCACCAGGATGACGGCCGGGTGCAGCTGCACCTGCCGCCGCATCACCAGTGGTTCCAGCAGGTTGCCCTCGATCTGCTGGACGGCGATCACGGCGGCGAGCGTGAGCAGGGCGGTAGTGGGGCCGTTCGCGGCCAGCGCGACCAGTACCGCCACCGCGCCGGCCACCGTGGCGCCGATGATCGGCACGAAGCCGCCGAGGAACGTGATCAGGGCGAGCGGCAGGGCCAGCGGGACACGCAACACGACCAGCGCCAGCCCGATGCCGAGGGCGTCGATCGCCGCGATGATCATCGTGCCCCGGCTGTATGCGCCGAGCGTCCGCCAGCCTGCGCGGCCCGCCTCGGCGGTCAGCTCCCGGCGCGGGCCGGTCAGCCGGCGCAACACCCAATGCCACATCGAGCGGCCGTCCTTGAGCAGGAAGAACAGCAGCACCAGCGCGAGCAGGATCGCGCCGGCCACCTCGGCGACCTTGCGCGCACCGGCCACCGGGTCGGGAGTGCCGCTGCTCAGGCCCTGCCGGATCTGCTCCACCAGCCGGTCGAGCTGCTGGTCGGTGACCGGCAGGCTGGAGGTGACGAAGTCGCGGGTGCGCTGCAGCCCTTCGTCGAGCTGCTGGCTCAGCTCGCTGAACTGGCTCGCGGTGAGATTCCAGACCAGGACACCGGCACCGCCCAGGATGCCGAGCAACAGCAGGATGCTGAACAGGGCGGCGAGCCCGGCCGGCACCCGCAGCCGGCGCAGGCGTACCAGCACCGGGTCGAGCAGCGCGGCGAGGAACAGCGTGCCGGCCAGCGCAACCGCCAGCGGCGCGAGCAGCACCGCGATCTGCCCGAGCAGCCACAGCCCGGCGGTCACCACCAGGAGGCAGGCGCTCCAGGTGACAGCGGTCCGCACCGGCCAGGGCAGTCCCGCCCAGGTCTGCCGCGGGCCGGTCGTCGGTGCCGGCCGCGTCGGCTCGGATCCATCAGCGTCCACGTCGCCTCCTCGATCGTGGCCGTTGGTACCCGACGGACGTCGATCCGACACCAGGGCGGTAATGGCCCACCCGGTGTTTGTGCCCCCAGCCCCAGGGAAGGCTTCCAACGTATCGAAGGGAGATCCGACATGAGTGACTTCATGGACAAGGCGAAGGACTTCGCCGACAAGCATGACAAGCAGGTCGACCAGGGCATCGAGAAGGCTGGCGACGCGGCCGACAAGCGCACCGGCGGCAAGTACGACAACCAGATCGACAAGGGCGTCGACGCGGCGCAGCAGCGGACCGGCGACGGCGACACCGGCCGCTGACCGCACCTGGCGATCCCGGGCCGTCCCACTGAGGGCGGCCGGGACCGTCGTTTCGGGCCCCGAACACCCTCTGGTTCCAGCGACGGATCTCGCTGCCGCCCGCAGGCGGGAGATGGCTCAGGGTCGAGCGTGCGGAGTCGACCGCCCGGGGTGCCGAGAGCCAGCCGGTGACCGACACTTCCAGGTCCTGCCCGTTGGAGGCGATCGGCGTATCCGACCTGGACAACCTTCGGCCGGAACGCCCTGCAGGGCCGACCGGTCACCAGCCGGGGTAGCGCGCCCCGTTCACGTTGATCCG
This genomic window contains:
- a CDS encoding sulfotransferase family protein; amino-acid sequence: MPSPSPVFVAGTGRSGTSRIADVIGQHPLIHRIPMETKFLVEPGGLRDLADALTERYDPIVGEDALHRLSDFLTVRVPGRRDDRGKTVPELVGERRYRDAVHQLWPQVIAHAFEEPAPAAGFGDGDRPAGPFGPVSRRRVVPRYFRDRAELIAVLRGLVETLFGGAAADAGKPTWCEKTPFNLFAMDFLWELVPEATIVHIKRHPVSVLASHLAQSWAPSAVDGALAYLVPIYDRWLTWRNATDLTSRRYVEVKAEDLAADWAGQRRALFERLGVEDAVTALTFQADKLAHRDDQFDAGTRAYVERELGEIIPAMGYE
- a CDS encoding GntR family transcriptional regulator gives rise to the protein MINFHVDRSSSVPAYAQLVRQVREALRIGTLRPGDQLPTVRSVVTSCTVNPTTVLKAYRELELSGLVEARQGAGTFVSGTLGHADPHVMARLRGSLARWLGQAREAGLEDEDVQALLASVIAENATPAKRENAEGAA
- a CDS encoding ABC transporter ATP-binding protein, whose translation is MSGEPAAVEARDLSRRYGAVWALRECSFALPANRVVALVGANGAGKSTLLSIIAGTLAATSGTVLVHGRPMVRGGSVDGGSRVAILAQDKPLYRDFTVSDMLRFGRSTNRVWDQRRALSWLDRFAVPLDRRCGKLSGGQRAQVALAVALGSRPAVLLLDEPLANLDPLARVEVTGELLAEVADDDMTVVLSTHIVAELSGVGDHLLLLDAGRPVLTGDVEELLDSHVRLTGPRADQPPGPGVVVQAQHTGRQSTFVLRRPAAPAAHAVVAPGWTARPITLDELILTHLRASAAAPHERKAVA
- a CDS encoding ABC transporter permease; this translates as MSPVGQLSAPTNRRNDPGYAGGVRGLLWLTWRQHRWTVIGTLVLAAVLVGWMTYLSVELTSLWHQCHETFCAEESPQGRRLGGSSSLVLTLAVLSQVVQWMPLLIGVFVGVPVLTREHEQRTLLLAWSQDVSPQRWLWTRLALLGLFVAAVTSAVAGVSDHLERLQARVAPVSLFEYGPFLNTAMLPAVISLCWFAVGVALGAAIKRTLPAVFGVVVGFVGLTYLVRWRYPTLMEPLTVHRVIGGPGVGVLRDNALVVDGGMIDYGIDGPSGAFDPSGRELSGVELQRLCPPDNGSGRTIACFAEHNLQQHLQYQPGSRIPEFHLIVAGGYLGLTALALLVVWWIVRRTDLSAG
- a CDS encoding DUF4442 domain-containing protein; translation: MSIDSRQVAAGLLDAVPFARTLGIEFVEVAPEAEGGVRVVARLPDIAAHHNHLGGPHAGAMFTLGESASGAVVLVAFGHVLDRAVPLPVTASVHFRKIAMGPVLATARLGGVPAEVLAELDAGQRPEFPVEVEVHTEDGTLTSSLTVIWTLRPNR
- a CDS encoding HAD family hydrolase produces the protein MLGLPAHVSACLFDLDGVLTQTAKVHNAAWAETFDAYLRRRSVETGEPFQPFDPGPDYNRYVDGRPRADGVRTFLTSRGITLPEGSPDDPPEADTVNGLGNRKNVVLLQHIEQHGVEAYEGSVRYLEAATAAGLRRAVVSASANCAAVVHAAGLDHWLEARVDGVIARANGLRGKPDPDTFLEGARLLGVEPSQAAVFEDALAGVAAGRAGGFGYVIGVDRVGQADELLAHGADVVVTDLAELLAAEPAA
- a CDS encoding glycoside hydrolase family 65 protein, with protein sequence MIRERAYPVEPWHVREVRLDMDVLAQSESVFALSNGHIGLRGNLDEGEPHGLPGTYLNSFYELRPLPYAEAGFGFPESGQTIVNVTNGKLIRLLVDDEPLDVRYGEVLAHERVLDLRAGTLQRDLHWRSPAGQEVKVRTTRLVSFTQRSVAAIHYEVEPVNGPLRLILQSELVANESLPPQSRDPRVAAVLESPLQAEEELTTDDGGLLIHRTKVSGLRVAAAMGHDVHGPERTTIESEGYEDWVRTTIGCVLKPGEKLHVIKYLTYGWSSRRSLPALRDQVGAALAAARLDGWDGLRRAQREYLDAFWDAADVRVEGDPEVQQAVRFGLFHVLQAGARAERRPISAKGLTGPGYDGHAFWDTEMFVLPVLTYTQPGAVRDALQWRYATLAQAQERARTLNLDGAAFPWRTIEGPESSAYWPAGTAAFHIAADVADALRRYVLVTGDETLEREIGLELLVETARLWRSLGHHDRAGRFHIDGVTGPDEYTAVKNDNVYTNLMAQRNLRTAADCAMRYRDQALDLGVTEEEAAAWRDAANDMHVPYDAETEVHEQVEGFTRFQEWDFQHTPPEKYPLLLHYPYFDLYRKQVVKQADLVLAMHWRGDAFSTAEKLRNFVYYERRTVRDSSLSACTQAVLAAEVGFLELAHRYLREAALMDLHDLNENTRDGVHMASLAGAWIALVAGFGGLRDHDGTLSFAPRLSSRLSRLEFSLQWRGMRLRVDVRPHQTTYSLRNGGPDTVVELRHHGEPLRITSAQPVTVPIPPEHPSEPQPEQPQGRAPLMHLPERM
- a CDS encoding thioredoxin family protein, with the translated sequence MPQDTGTGRLTPVTDDTFAATVLAADRPVVVDFWAEWCPPCRVVSKHLVELADEFGDALRFVTLNTDENPATTRAHRIMSAPTMLVFRDGEVVGSIVGSRPKDHLRRSFARHLDG
- a CDS encoding MerR family transcriptional regulator — protein: MRIGELARRAGTSTRTLRYYETHGLVRSGRSANGYRVYDEAELRVVREIRSLLAIGFGLDDIRPFVACLRAGNDSGDVCPDSVAVLRRKLAEVDDYLDRLGDVRRRLHDQLAHAIAQREETCLRTRGPAD
- a CDS encoding dienelactone hydrolase family protein; translation: MREVSVPVVDGGLVGDVSVPGNAGGMVLFAHGSGSSRHSPRNMAVGRALNERGLATVLVDLLTADEEARDEVTAELRFDIGMLAERLAGIVDWMGADPELGQLPVGLFGASTGAAAALVAAATRPDRVGAVVSRGGRPDLAGSSLTGVRAPTLLLVGGLDEQVIVLNEQARDALGEVAELRIVPGATHLFEEPGTLEQVAEQAGTWFTTHLRQPHPA
- a CDS encoding AI-2E family transporter, whose amino-acid sequence is MDADGSEPTRPAPTTGPRQTWAGLPWPVRTAVTWSACLLVVTAGLWLLGQIAVLLAPLAVALAGTLFLAALLDPVLVRLRRLRVPAGLAALFSILLLLGILGGAGVLVWNLTASQFSELSQQLDEGLQRTRDFVTSSLPVTDQQLDRLVEQIRQGLSSGTPDPVAGARKVAEVAGAILLALVLLFFLLKDGRSMWHWVLRRLTGPRRELTAEAGRAGWRTLGAYSRGTMIIAAIDALGIGLALVVLRVPLALPLALITFLGGFVPIIGATVAGAVAVLVALAANGPTTALLTLAAVIAVQQIEGNLLEPLVMRRQVQLHPAVILVVVTAGTLVAGVAGAFVSVPIAAVLWRVLDTVQQHRAAAAKRAIGPGPAAEPGRTAEATG
- a CDS encoding antitoxin — protein: MSDFMDKAKDFADKHDKQVDQGIEKAGDAADKRTGGKYDNQIDKGVDAAQQRTGDGDTGR